From the Candidatus Poribacteria bacterium genome, one window contains:
- a CDS encoding mandelate racemase/muconate lactonizing enzyme family protein, with product MPKPTDIRILDVHYDFEEHQYRTPLKFGGVPTDHCVLFNVRMRVQTRDGKEAEGKGSMPLGNVWAFPPRYAPFDQSLAAMKKLAELAVKVTQDCTLCTHPLELSEVLEPEFLRIADALSNTMQLASPIPKLCTVVTTSPIDAAIHDGFGKANGINSYNGLGEDFIEADLSHFLNEQFVGKYLDQYTSRQPKSNMPLYHLVGALDPLTDADIAERLNDGLPETLPEWIVADGLTHLKIKLNGDDLQWDVARVLAIDKVTAETQAKRGINTWHYSADFNETCQDVEYLLAFLSQIQETEPAAFQRLAYIEQPTDRNLKAHPENKMHKAAEIKPVVIDESLTDFETFLLAREQGYSGVALKACKGQSQALLMGAAAAEYDMFLAVQDLTCPGASFLHSAGLAARIPGVTAIEGNSRQFCPSANDGWCDEFPSVFNITEGTVGTHVLTAPGLGH from the coding sequence ATGCCAAAACCGACAGATATTCGTATCCTTGATGTTCATTACGACTTTGAAGAACACCAATACCGTACCCCCTTGAAGTTCGGCGGTGTTCCGACAGATCACTGTGTACTCTTTAACGTCCGCATGCGAGTTCAGACGCGCGACGGCAAAGAGGCAGAGGGCAAAGGCTCGATGCCCCTCGGTAACGTCTGGGCATTCCCACCGCGTTATGCCCCTTTCGACCAGAGCCTCGCCGCGATGAAAAAACTTGCCGAATTAGCGGTCAAAGTAACACAAGATTGCACATTATGCACACATCCCCTTGAACTCTCCGAAGTGCTTGAACCCGAATTTTTGCGAATCGCCGACGCGTTGTCCAACACCATGCAGCTCGCATCACCAATCCCCAAACTCTGCACCGTCGTTACAACGAGTCCTATTGACGCAGCAATTCATGACGGGTTCGGGAAAGCAAACGGCATTAATAGCTACAACGGCTTAGGCGAAGATTTTATTGAGGCAGATCTGTCACACTTTTTGAATGAACAATTCGTTGGAAAATATCTCGACCAGTATACTTCACGTCAACCGAAGTCGAACATGCCGCTTTATCATCTCGTCGGCGCACTCGATCCGCTTACCGATGCCGATATTGCCGAACGCCTCAACGACGGTCTACCCGAAACGCTTCCCGAATGGATTGTCGCTGACGGATTGACACACCTGAAGATTAAACTCAACGGTGACGATCTCCAATGGGACGTGGCGCGCGTCCTCGCAATCGATAAAGTCACCGCAGAAACACAGGCAAAACGCGGTATCAATACATGGCACTACTCCGCCGATTTCAACGAAACCTGTCAAGATGTTGAATATCTGTTGGCATTTCTCAGCCAGATTCAAGAAACAGAGCCCGCAGCTTTCCAACGCCTCGCTTACATCGAGCAGCCGACCGATCGGAATCTAAAGGCGCATCCCGAAAATAAAATGCACAAAGCCGCCGAGATAAAACCGGTGGTGATAGACGAATCGCTGACCGATTTTGAGACTTTTCTATTGGCACGAGAGCAAGGGTATTCCGGTGTTGCGCTCAAGGCATGTAAGGGGCAATCTCAGGCGTTGCTGATGGGTGCCGCTGCTGCGGAATACGATATGTTCCTCGCTGTTCAGGACTTGACGTGTCCGGGTGCATCTTTCTTGCATTCCGCTGGACTTGCTGCGCGCATTCCCGGTGTAACGGCTATTGAAGGCAACTCACGCCAATTCTGTCCAAGCGCGAACGACGGTTGGTGCGACGAATTTCCCTCAGTTTTCAACATCACTGAGGGCACTGTGGGAACACATGTTCTTACTGCACCGGGGCTCGGACACTAA
- a CDS encoding serine hydroxymethyltransferase — translation MTYNPKVQKLTSLLDKHQAYRDTCLNLIASENTPSPLVEELFDERLARRYGNYSGTDLYQRNYKGNRYIAEIEVYTQALAKELFGAAYVDFRPLSGNIAGIGTTFALAKPGDTALEVHNGHHYAEKLLSSPLKVELRSIPIPWDGQRSNIDLDATLALIAEYKPSIVNVGSGVFLFPQPVRELKQAMREANPDAYLIYDASHVIGLIAGKRFQSPFDEGADVIISSTHKTLAGPQGGMILTNDASIAERVAKGLYPLLMSNHHLNRLPALAGTFIEWMECGEAQADAIVANAKALGGALAERGVPILGADLGFTESHTLILIVDKYGEGGALANHLEACHIIAGAAGLPPEVGTSGLRMGVQEVTRWGMTPADAPDIADCIVAGLSGGSPEALKPQVAEVARRFDAIQFTVD, via the coding sequence ATGACATATAACCCAAAAGTTCAAAAACTCACTTCACTGCTCGATAAACATCAAGCATACCGGGATACCTGTCTGAATCTTATTGCTTCGGAGAATACGCCTTCGCCGTTGGTAGAAGAACTTTTCGACGAACGGTTGGCGCGACGGTATGGGAATTATTCTGGCACTGACCTTTACCAACGCAATTACAAAGGCAACCGTTATATTGCCGAAATAGAGGTATACACGCAAGCGTTAGCGAAGGAGCTCTTTGGCGCAGCGTATGTCGATTTCCGTCCACTATCAGGGAACATTGCGGGGATTGGAACAACGTTTGCATTAGCGAAACCGGGGGACACGGCATTAGAGGTACATAACGGACACCACTATGCTGAAAAATTGCTCTCCTCACCACTCAAAGTGGAACTACGATCGATTCCGATTCCGTGGGACGGACAACGTTCAAACATTGATCTCGACGCAACGCTTGCGCTAATTGCTGAATACAAGCCGAGTATCGTTAACGTCGGTTCCGGTGTATTTCTCTTTCCACAACCTGTACGAGAACTGAAGCAGGCGATGCGCGAAGCGAATCCTGATGCCTATCTTATCTACGATGCCTCGCACGTTATTGGACTGATTGCGGGTAAACGGTTTCAGTCGCCGTTTGATGAAGGGGCGGATGTGATCATCTCCAGCACTCACAAAACATTGGCGGGACCACAGGGCGGCATGATTCTAACCAACGATGCGTCTATTGCTGAGCGGGTTGCGAAGGGACTTTATCCGTTGTTGATGAGCAATCACCATCTGAATCGGCTTCCAGCATTAGCGGGGACGTTTATAGAGTGGATGGAATGCGGTGAGGCACAAGCGGATGCGATCGTTGCGAACGCAAAAGCACTCGGAGGCGCGTTAGCGGAACGCGGTGTTCCGATACTGGGTGCGGATCTCGGTTTCACGGAGTCGCATACCTTAATTCTGATTGTAGATAAGTATGGCGAGGGTGGTGCACTCGCCAATCATTTGGAAGCGTGTCATATTATTGCGGGTGCGGCGGGATTGCCGCCGGAGGTCGGCACGTCTGGGTTGCGTATGGGTGTTCAGGAGGTTACGCGATGGGGGATGACACCTGCGGATGCACCGGACATTGCGGATTGTATTGTTGCTGGGCTTTCTGGTGGGAGTCCTGAAGCACTCAAGCCACAAGTCGCAGAAGTCGCGCGTCGGTTTGATGCGATCCAGTTTACTGTGGATTAA
- a CDS encoding transposase, with amino-acid sequence MAKRRKFTAKFKAEVVLEALSGESSQAELCRRHNLSENQVSTWERPYQHVS; translated from the coding sequence ATGGCGAAACGCAGAAAATTCACTGCTAAGTTTAAAGCAGAAGTTGTGCTTGAGGCCCTTAGCGGTGAAAGTTCACAGGCGGAACTGTGTCGCCGACATAACCTCAGCGAAAACCAAGTCTCAACGTGGGAACGGCCCTACCAACATGTGTCATGA
- a CDS encoding Crp/Fnr family transcriptional regulator — MVKQQKTPERFWSVKQIDIFQDLIEADANALAKITTFKSLKNGEPLCAEGVYLIKEGRVKIYETPPDGEPVTLELLEPGEIFGAVQWEEDKAHPNLTAETFTEAVVGTVNIQNFQFFLKRKPHLAMPPPKTFGWFIQRFLYAWISRFPTKLRNFNPTISRSKSRAEQTNLLLNIAFRSPASRLAFLLQNYADAPKHNQTLGGHGSQCTLRKLSTKKLARLIGSSVEKTETLLNQFKQHKILEKRFRRIQILDPWQLKKIANARMETIPQIPEEKSETYEQNEPLFAARPADGR, encoded by the coding sequence ATGGTAAAACAACAAAAAACGCCAGAAAGGTTCTGGTCCGTTAAACAGATAGACATCTTCCAAGACCTCATCGAGGCAGATGCAAACGCGCTCGCAAAGATTACAACCTTTAAATCGCTGAAAAATGGCGAGCCGCTCTGCGCCGAAGGCGTTTATCTGATCAAAGAGGGACGCGTCAAGATTTACGAAACGCCGCCTGACGGGGAACCCGTAACTTTAGAACTTCTCGAACCCGGCGAAATCTTTGGTGCCGTTCAATGGGAAGAAGACAAAGCACACCCGAACCTAACCGCTGAGACATTTACGGAAGCTGTTGTCGGTACCGTCAATATCCAGAACTTCCAGTTCTTCCTGAAACGAAAGCCGCACTTAGCGATGCCACCACCAAAGACGTTTGGTTGGTTCATACAGAGATTCCTGTATGCGTGGATCTCTCGGTTTCCTACAAAACTAAGGAACTTTAATCCTACAATATCGCGTAGCAAATCACGTGCGGAACAGACCAACCTACTCCTAAACATCGCGTTTCGGAGTCCAGCATCACGGCTCGCGTTTCTATTACAAAATTACGCCGATGCACCGAAACACAATCAGACACTAGGCGGTCACGGGTCGCAGTGCACCCTCCGCAAACTCTCAACAAAGAAATTGGCTCGACTCATCGGCAGTTCCGTTGAAAAAACGGAAACACTCCTCAACCAATTCAAACAACACAAAATCCTTGAGAAAAGGTTTCGACGCATCCAGATACTTGATCCGTGGCAACTCAAAAAAATTGCCAACGCAAGAATGGAAACGATACCACAAATCCCAGAAGAGAAGAGCGAAACTTATGAGCAAAACGAACCCCTATTTGCAGCTCGACCAGCAGATGGTCGGTGA
- a CDS encoding M28 family peptidase yields the protein MSKTNPYLQLDQQMVGDIYTSQEAMENLTVLCDEYGARFAGTPEEYEAANFIADCFKRYGLQNVALEEYPYAGWTRGTATLEVIEPIRRTLHCISLPYCPAGDITTELVSAGYGSPAEYEALGDTAIARLVMAQSASPPDLGRWVHRKEKFERAVLAGACGFIFVSEHPGVGPETGSLQNNQEAPIPGISVCKEDGEFLKRLMARESGSVTLNLKTTDINEPRTSWNVVADLPGHENSEEMIILGCHYDGHDISQGAHDPASGMVSVIEAARALSTYAGDTLKRTVRFIAFGTEEIGLTGAFRYVDAHASELDNIRFMLNMDAAGGASRKGIVLHCWDALEPFFNTARQQMHAEMPVGQKVHSYSDHFPFFLKGVPSCHMGDPEAPPSGRGFGHTAYDTLDKVKLENLRAASAVGARVALRCANADNFPAKRRTAEAVQKIVDTDPGLEGYRISLKLKR from the coding sequence ATGAGCAAAACGAACCCCTATTTGCAGCTCGACCAGCAGATGGTCGGTGACATCTACACCTCGCAAGAGGCAATGGAAAATTTGACAGTCCTCTGCGATGAATACGGCGCAAGGTTCGCAGGCACGCCTGAAGAATACGAAGCCGCAAACTTTATCGCCGACTGCTTTAAACGTTACGGACTCCAAAATGTTGCCCTTGAGGAATATCCTTATGCCGGTTGGACGCGCGGCACCGCAACCCTTGAAGTGATTGAACCGATTCGCCGAACACTCCATTGTATCTCACTTCCCTATTGCCCCGCCGGAGACATCACCACCGAACTCGTCTCCGCCGGATACGGAAGTCCCGCAGAATATGAAGCACTCGGCGACACCGCCATCGCGAGGCTGGTTATGGCACAGAGTGCCTCACCCCCAGACCTCGGCAGATGGGTCCACCGCAAGGAGAAATTTGAACGCGCCGTCCTCGCTGGCGCATGCGGATTTATTTTCGTTAGCGAACACCCAGGGGTCGGCCCCGAAACAGGGAGCCTCCAAAACAATCAAGAAGCACCCATCCCAGGAATATCCGTCTGCAAAGAAGATGGCGAATTCCTAAAACGACTCATGGCGCGGGAGTCCGGAAGCGTCACATTGAACCTCAAGACAACCGACATTAACGAACCGCGTACCTCATGGAACGTCGTCGCCGATCTACCCGGACATGAGAACAGCGAAGAGATGATAATTCTCGGATGTCACTACGACGGACACGACATTTCCCAAGGTGCACACGACCCCGCTTCAGGAATGGTATCCGTCATAGAAGCCGCCCGCGCACTATCCACCTACGCTGGCGATACCCTTAAGCGGACCGTTCGGTTCATCGCCTTCGGAACTGAAGAAATTGGACTCACCGGCGCGTTCCGTTATGTCGATGCACACGCATCGGAATTAGACAATATCCGGTTCATGCTGAATATGGACGCAGCAGGCGGCGCGAGTCGCAAAGGTATCGTTCTCCACTGCTGGGACGCTTTGGAACCGTTCTTCAACACCGCACGTCAGCAGATGCACGCCGAAATGCCGGTCGGGCAAAAGGTACACTCCTACTCCGATCATTTCCCATTTTTCCTCAAAGGCGTACCTTCATGCCACATGGGTGACCCCGAAGCACCCCCATCAGGCAGAGGCTTCGGACATACCGCTTACGATACACTCGACAAAGTAAAACTGGAGAATCTACGTGCCGCCAGTGCAGTCGGCGCAAGGGTAGCACTCCGATGTGCCAACGCCGATAATTTTCCTGCAAAACGACGGACTGCTGAAGCGGTACAGAAAATTGTTGATACCGATCCCGGATTGGAGGGATACCGGATCTCTCTCAAACTAAAACGCTAA
- a CDS encoding trypsin-like peptidase domain-containing protein translates to MIYLRRCYRYILLISLCTCFALGGSLCRSAYSAEFRAKQTQEAVTAARQTAIVTAVAHASPAVVNISAIRTVERRTSLNEWWFWDDVFYPRRRSLREVGSGIIIDKNGHILTNHHVIKDADSITVTISDEREFAAQVIGFDYLSDLALLKVDTGTVLPEIQWGDSDRLLIGEWVVAIGNPFNLSIGNAQPTVTIGIVSATERALSIEDLYHEDLIQTDASVNPGNSGGALVNIHGQLIGINTFIKSTSGGSQGIGFAVPANKARKVVRQILEYGSVVPPRLGIKEIQSVTEDLAEKLSIPHNTGVLVSEVEKQGPAADAGIKRGDVIIGILGHRIRSEDDFKAITRLLPLHQPIACELIRRGKKRQTNFTLKTLEWYYSPSGWGLTFSQPDKAMARKYRQPGVIISNVERNSGLRDVLTRGDFIYQIDNIKIHSLEFLKIVIDELIRTQNGMRLYFERDGGDETIVVTFNRNNRWR, encoded by the coding sequence ATGATATATCTACGCCGTTGCTATCGTTATATCCTACTCATCTCGTTATGTACATGTTTTGCACTCGGAGGTTCGCTTTGTCGGAGTGCTTACAGTGCTGAATTTCGGGCTAAGCAGACCCAAGAGGCGGTTACAGCAGCACGACAGACGGCAATTGTCACAGCCGTCGCACACGCCAGTCCTGCAGTCGTCAATATCAGCGCAATCCGCACCGTTGAAAGACGAACATCGCTTAACGAATGGTGGTTCTGGGACGATGTCTTTTACCCCCGTAGACGCTCGCTTCGAGAAGTCGGTTCAGGCATCATTATTGACAAAAACGGACACATCCTAACAAACCATCACGTCATCAAAGATGCCGATAGCATCACCGTAACGATCTCGGACGAGAGAGAATTCGCAGCACAAGTCATCGGATTCGATTATCTCTCAGACCTCGCACTTTTGAAAGTCGATACAGGCACCGTCCTACCAGAAATTCAATGGGGCGATTCAGACAGGCTACTCATTGGGGAATGGGTCGTCGCAATCGGAAACCCGTTCAATTTATCAATAGGCAACGCCCAGCCCACGGTCACAATCGGTATCGTGAGTGCCACCGAACGCGCACTCTCTATCGAAGACCTCTATCATGAAGACCTGATTCAGACGGATGCCTCTGTTAACCCCGGCAACAGCGGCGGTGCCCTCGTAAATATACACGGACAACTTATCGGTATAAATACCTTCATCAAATCAACAAGCGGCGGCTCGCAAGGCATCGGATTCGCTGTCCCTGCCAACAAAGCCCGGAAAGTCGTCCGCCAGATTCTCGAATACGGCAGCGTCGTTCCACCGCGCCTCGGCATCAAGGAAATCCAATCTGTGACTGAGGATCTCGCAGAAAAATTGTCAATACCACACAACACCGGCGTTCTGGTATCCGAGGTAGAGAAACAAGGTCCTGCCGCTGACGCAGGTATCAAACGAGGGGACGTGATCATCGGTATTTTAGGGCACCGCATCAGGAGCGAAGACGACTTTAAAGCAATCACACGGCTCCTACCGCTCCACCAACCCATAGCTTGTGAACTCATTCGGCGCGGTAAAAAACGACAAACCAACTTCACGCTGAAAACCTTGGAATGGTACTACTCGCCTTCTGGATGGGGGTTAACCTTCTCGCAACCCGACAAGGCGATGGCGCGCAAATACCGACAGCCCGGTGTTATTATCTCAAATGTTGAGAGAAACAGCGGTTTGAGGGACGTACTCACGCGCGGGGATTTCATTTACCAGATTGACAATATTAAAATTCACTCGCTCGAATTTCTTAAAATCGTTATTGACGAACTTATCCGCACGCAAAACGGAATGCGACTCTACTTTGAACGAGATGGGGGCGATGAAACAATCGTTGTCACTTTTAATAGAAACAATCGATGGAGATAA
- a CDS encoding tetratricopeptide repeat protein, which produces MKLQLPTLIAVCIAILLIGGIYFYGRDKAELGIAVNLESEEFKQLRTHATDAFNAGKYKQAIELYSEALKMRPENAEIYNDLGTVYYEQGLKYAGPSWPSWEKELREETPDQAVAELKLATAKTTSGVITFKTRDAAVANAIEEHARQLDGEVYRQRWENEITINILIGETKTYMLRARDHYYRALDLKPTHSVAYRNLGSFYMKVGKTDTALDNYQEAYKLDPRDAELEEYLNQFRK; this is translated from the coding sequence ATGAAACTGCAACTACCCACACTTATAGCCGTTTGCATCGCCATCCTCTTAATTGGTGGTATCTATTTCTATGGCAGAGACAAGGCAGAATTGGGCATCGCTGTCAACTTAGAAAGTGAGGAATTTAAACAACTTCGCACTCACGCCACCGATGCCTTCAACGCCGGGAAATACAAACAAGCCATTGAACTTTACAGTGAAGCCTTAAAGATGCGACCTGAGAACGCTGAAATCTATAACGACCTTGGAACCGTTTATTATGAACAAGGTCTCAAATACGCTGGACCGAGTTGGCCCTCATGGGAAAAAGAACTCAGAGAGGAAACACCCGACCAAGCAGTCGCAGAACTTAAACTTGCCACGGCGAAAACAACCTCTGGGGTCATCACCTTCAAAACACGAGATGCCGCGGTTGCTAATGCCATTGAGGAACACGCTCGGCAACTCGATGGCGAAGTGTATCGACAACGTTGGGAGAATGAAATCACCATCAACATTCTCATCGGAGAGACAAAAACCTATATGCTCCGTGCCAGAGACCACTATTATCGCGCCTTAGATTTGAAACCAACACACAGCGTCGCCTATCGGAATCTCGGCTCTTTCTACATGAAAGTCGGCAAAACCGACACAGCACTTGATAATTATCAGGAAGCATACAAGTTAGATCCACGTGATGCCGAACTTGAAGAATACCTAAATCAGTTTAGAAAGTAA